One window from the genome of Oceanisphaera sp. IT1-181 encodes:
- a CDS encoding nucleoside triphosphate pyrophosphatase, which produces MSPQLYLASGSPRRRELLVQLGVTFDVLRPDVAEQQQPNEDATLYVQRLARDKARAGAALAVPEDRPVLAGDTIVVLDGSVLEKPRDQADGMDMLRRLSGRSHLVLTAMALLANAKLSEVLVSTQVTFRVLTEADIEGYWHSGEPIDKAGGYGIQGAGGSFVVHINGSYSSVVGLPLVETRSLLQAAGLLAV; this is translated from the coding sequence ATGTCCCCACAGCTTTACCTTGCTTCAGGCTCACCGCGCCGACGTGAATTACTCGTGCAGTTAGGCGTGACCTTTGACGTATTGCGGCCCGACGTTGCAGAACAGCAACAACCTAATGAAGATGCGACCCTTTATGTGCAGCGTTTAGCTCGCGATAAGGCGCGCGCCGGTGCCGCACTGGCTGTGCCTGAAGACCGCCCTGTGCTGGCCGGCGATACCATAGTGGTGCTGGATGGAAGCGTGTTGGAAAAACCCCGTGATCAAGCTGATGGCATGGACATGTTGCGCCGTTTATCGGGTCGCAGCCATCTGGTGTTAACCGCCATGGCGTTGCTCGCGAATGCTAAGCTCAGCGAAGTGTTAGTCTCGACACAAGTGACTTTTAGAGTCTTAACCGAAGCGGATATTGAAGGTTATTGGCACAGCGGTGAGCCGATTGATAAAGCGGGCGGTTATGGTATTCAAGGCGCAGGCGGCAGTTTTGTGGTGCACATTAATGGCAGCTACAGCTCGGTGGTGGGCTTGCCCTTAGTAGAAACCCGCAGCCTGTTGCAAGCGGCGGGGCTTTTAGCTGTTTGA
- the mreD gene encoding rod shape-determining protein MreD, whose product MRSFSLKSRAIIAGSLLLALILSVLPLPDLIMPFRPDWLLLALIYWSIALPHRANVGTAFCVGLLHDLLLGSVLGVHALALVIPVYLAASQFQRMRNYSVWQQAFLVAALAILNKLLIFWAAYMNRDIQLDYHYFWSIVSSMVFWPWVFLLLRNVRRRFAIT is encoded by the coding sequence ATGAGAAGTTTTTCCTTAAAAAGTCGAGCAATTATAGCGGGCAGCTTATTGCTGGCGCTGATTTTATCCGTGTTACCGTTACCGGATTTAATCATGCCGTTTCGCCCCGACTGGTTGCTACTGGCCTTGATTTACTGGTCGATTGCGCTGCCCCATAGGGCTAACGTAGGCACGGCATTTTGTGTCGGTTTGTTGCATGACTTACTGCTCGGCTCTGTGTTGGGCGTACATGCCTTGGCCTTGGTGATCCCCGTTTATTTAGCGGCGTCGCAATTTCAGCGCATGCGCAACTATTCGGTGTGGCAACAGGCGTTTTTGGTGGCCGCCTTGGCTATTTTAAATAAGCTGCTGATTTTTTGGGCCGCCTATATGAATCGCGATATACAGCTGGATTACCATTATTTTTGGTCCATCGTCAGCAGCATGGTGTTTTGGCCTTGGGTGTTTTTGCTACTGCGCAACGTACGCCGCCGCTTCGCCATCACTTAG
- a CDS encoding YhdP family protein: MSVVFKRSLNWAWLSVAAVAVLLAVLVTVLRFGAPWLASWQQQWLDGWLSEHHIELQIGSLGLSWHDYGPVLALKEVSLSRADAPTITLRRALVDVQLWQSLRQWRPVLNELTLEGLRLPIALDDADPDTPEVPFDWQGLRHFVLEGVEQFSLQDAQLLLSNGEQSLFELHLPDWRWHNGPGQHQGQGSLAFSKQAEQQLQVRSQFSGKPNSLNGQLYIQADGVNASDMLAQIRPDDPALSAELNFELWLEWQQGELIAGIFELGENRFGWGEQHQVSIKGGRLQWQPTGDGWQLASNKVDISVDDEVWPSWHLQVDRQADRLQGILDRLTFTDVALLAEWGESFLPKTAEQLAGIAPRGQLTDLYFSAEHSGKDWYWQGNLDRVSTQAFGWAPATQGLSGYFVLAPDRGELSVQQQQAADWVFDKAFRGPWPLERVDAEIKWQQQASNNWLLWSEQLGVDTQDLTLEGWFSLLLPDDSAPLLSASARVDVLRAGQAYRYFPEPLMGAALVDYLQGAIKAGQAKGAEVLWYGRLNGFPYKDQSGIFQARVPLRKAEFRFDPHWLPLTDLSLDLLFENDGLYMKGNHGRLGKVKATSITADIVPLHEDSTLVLNAKINGEGGAVSDYLQSSPLASSVGVTLEQVQVSGPLNAELALNIPLSGDTVGVKGQVDFADNGVRVKPLDMPLTGVSGRLLFDEHDTAFNDLKAQWLGQPLQLSYQGKDTDGGYEVELGIKGKMQPEKLQHLHPAVKRLRGSTDWRGQLELSLPDQGPLHYVFSADSTLAGLNSRLPAPFNKAAQPSLASKLSLNGDVDQATLTLQVGEQIRAQSQLAFTSQGPSVEQLWLSAGKGVNATLPRAPLDIALRVPELALDEWLALLSELPTDELIANRSGPASAASGIRWPQPYRVAVQASRAQLWQQRLHQLNLQLTPDKNGQSQLAINAEQAEGTVVFGGRAPIQAHFKRLWLGPEGLGQEQQRNASSTAAANKPSSDIKLTPAEVPAVNFQCDDCRWQQLALGKVAFSLQPLANENGVQLSQLSLDGPLLQAQASGQWVQQKSVDLSRLEWHSSSPSLERLWQAFGKESPFSETSAQLGGKLRWLSAPWQPELASMNGELAVKTGSGVLRELNDKGAGLLSVLSLESVMRRLRLDFRDVFAQGFYFDGISASGQLQEGVLHNKDLLLKGAAGDLRGQGELNFATEQLNYNMELTPNLTGNLPVLAAFAVAPVAGLYALALSKVLGPVVDVFTRVRYQVTGSLSDPIVTEQGRDKKRIKVAE, encoded by the coding sequence GTGTCGGTCGTGTTCAAGCGCAGCTTAAATTGGGCTTGGCTCAGTGTGGCCGCCGTCGCGGTGCTGTTGGCAGTGCTGGTCACGGTGCTGCGCTTTGGCGCGCCTTGGTTGGCCAGTTGGCAACAGCAATGGCTAGACGGCTGGCTCAGTGAGCATCACATCGAATTGCAGATCGGCAGTTTAGGCTTAAGCTGGCACGATTATGGGCCAGTCTTGGCGCTTAAAGAAGTGAGCCTGAGCCGCGCGGATGCGCCTACCATCACCTTGCGCCGTGCGCTGGTGGATGTGCAGTTATGGCAGAGCCTGCGCCAATGGCGGCCGGTGCTCAATGAGCTAACGCTGGAAGGATTAAGGCTGCCCATAGCGCTGGACGACGCTGATCCAGATACACCAGAAGTCCCCTTCGACTGGCAAGGATTACGCCATTTTGTGCTGGAAGGCGTCGAGCAATTTTCGTTGCAAGATGCCCAGCTACTGCTGAGCAATGGCGAGCAATCACTGTTTGAGCTGCATCTGCCCGATTGGCGCTGGCACAACGGCCCCGGCCAACATCAAGGCCAAGGCTCTTTGGCCTTTAGTAAGCAGGCCGAGCAACAACTGCAAGTACGCAGTCAGTTTAGCGGCAAGCCCAACAGCCTAAATGGCCAGCTGTATATACAAGCCGACGGCGTGAATGCCTCGGATATGCTGGCACAAATTCGCCCAGACGACCCTGCATTAAGCGCTGAACTCAACTTTGAACTCTGGCTGGAATGGCAGCAAGGTGAGCTTATCGCCGGCATTTTTGAGCTAGGCGAAAACCGCTTTGGCTGGGGCGAGCAGCATCAAGTATCCATCAAAGGCGGCCGCCTACAATGGCAACCCACCGGTGACGGCTGGCAGTTGGCCAGTAATAAGGTCGACATTAGCGTTGATGATGAAGTGTGGCCCAGCTGGCACTTGCAGGTAGACCGCCAAGCCGACCGGCTGCAAGGCATCTTAGATAGACTGACCTTTACCGACGTGGCGTTATTGGCCGAGTGGGGGGAAAGCTTTTTGCCCAAGACTGCCGAGCAACTGGCGGGTATAGCGCCGCGCGGCCAATTAACTGATCTGTATTTTAGCGCCGAGCACAGCGGCAAAGATTGGTACTGGCAAGGCAATCTTGACCGCGTTAGCACCCAAGCTTTTGGCTGGGCACCGGCCACTCAAGGCCTCAGTGGGTACTTTGTGCTGGCGCCAGACCGAGGCGAGCTGAGCGTGCAACAACAGCAGGCCGCCGATTGGGTGTTTGATAAGGCCTTTCGTGGCCCTTGGCCGCTAGAGCGAGTGGACGCCGAGATCAAATGGCAGCAGCAAGCATCTAATAACTGGTTGTTGTGGAGCGAGCAATTAGGCGTAGACACCCAAGATTTGACCTTAGAAGGCTGGTTTAGCCTCTTGCTCCCCGACGATTCTGCACCGCTACTCAGTGCCTCGGCGCGGGTAGATGTGTTGCGCGCGGGGCAAGCTTATCGTTATTTTCCTGAACCTTTAATGGGCGCGGCACTAGTGGATTACCTGCAGGGTGCCATTAAAGCTGGGCAGGCCAAGGGGGCAGAAGTACTTTGGTACGGTCGCTTAAACGGCTTCCCTTATAAGGATCAGAGTGGCATTTTTCAGGCACGGGTGCCGCTGCGTAAAGCCGAATTTCGCTTCGATCCCCACTGGTTGCCGTTAACGGACTTAAGTCTGGATCTGTTATTTGAAAATGACGGCCTCTACATGAAAGGTAACCACGGCCGCTTAGGTAAGGTGAAGGCCACCAGTATTACCGCCGATATAGTACCGCTACATGAAGACTCCACGCTGGTGTTGAACGCCAAAATCAACGGCGAAGGCGGGGCTGTGAGTGATTACTTACAAAGCTCGCCGCTGGCCTCTTCGGTAGGCGTGACCCTGGAGCAAGTGCAAGTCAGCGGCCCCTTAAATGCCGAGTTAGCACTGAATATCCCCTTAAGCGGCGATACTGTTGGCGTGAAAGGGCAAGTGGACTTTGCCGATAATGGGGTGCGGGTTAAGCCGCTGGACATGCCGTTAACCGGGGTAAGCGGTCGCTTACTGTTTGATGAGCACGACACCGCATTCAATGACTTAAAAGCGCAGTGGCTCGGCCAGCCTTTGCAGTTGTCTTATCAAGGTAAAGACACAGACGGCGGCTATGAAGTAGAGCTGGGTATCAAAGGAAAAATGCAGCCAGAAAAACTGCAGCATTTGCATCCAGCGGTGAAACGATTACGCGGTAGCACAGATTGGCGCGGCCAGTTAGAACTGAGCTTGCCAGACCAGGGCCCGCTGCACTATGTGTTTAGTGCCGACTCCACCTTAGCGGGCTTGAACAGCCGTTTACCCGCCCCTTTTAATAAAGCCGCTCAGCCGTCGCTTGCCAGCAAGCTCAGCCTGAACGGCGATGTGGATCAAGCCACATTAACGCTGCAAGTGGGCGAGCAGATCCGTGCGCAGTCGCAACTGGCCTTTACATCGCAAGGTCCCAGTGTTGAGCAATTATGGCTGTCGGCAGGCAAAGGTGTGAATGCTACCTTACCCAGAGCGCCGCTTGATATTGCGCTGCGCGTGCCTGAATTGGCGCTCGATGAGTGGTTGGCGCTGCTCAGTGAATTGCCTACCGACGAGCTTATTGCTAACCGTAGCGGGCCGGCGAGCGCTGCGTCTGGCATCCGTTGGCCACAGCCCTATCGGGTGGCGGTGCAAGCCAGTCGCGCGCAATTATGGCAACAACGGTTGCATCAGCTGAACTTGCAGCTCACGCCCGACAAAAACGGCCAGTCTCAATTAGCCATTAATGCCGAGCAGGCAGAGGGTACTGTTGTTTTCGGTGGCAGAGCCCCGATTCAAGCGCACTTTAAACGGCTCTGGTTGGGACCAGAAGGGCTGGGACAAGAACAGCAGCGAAATGCATCGAGCACCGCCGCTGCTAATAAACCCAGTTCCGACATCAAGCTCACGCCTGCCGAAGTGCCGGCCGTTAATTTTCAATGTGACGATTGTCGTTGGCAGCAGCTGGCGTTAGGTAAGGTGGCGTTTAGTTTGCAACCCTTAGCCAATGAAAACGGCGTGCAATTAAGCCAGCTCAGTCTGGATGGCCCTTTATTGCAGGCTCAAGCCAGCGGCCAATGGGTACAGCAAAAAAGCGTGGATCTCAGCCGTTTAGAATGGCACAGCTCAAGCCCTTCCTTAGAACGGTTATGGCAAGCATTCGGTAAAGAATCCCCATTTAGCGAAACTTCGGCTCAGCTGGGTGGTAAATTGCGCTGGTTAAGCGCACCTTGGCAGCCTGAGCTGGCCAGCATGAATGGTGAGTTGGCGGTAAAAACCGGATCCGGCGTATTGCGAGAGCTGAACGATAAAGGCGCAGGCTTGTTGTCGGTGCTCAGCCTAGAATCGGTGATGCGTCGACTGCGACTGGACTTTAGAGACGTATTTGCCCAAGGGTTTTATTTCGATGGCATCAGCGCCAGTGGTCAGCTGCAGGAGGGCGTGTTGCATAATAAAGACTTGTTACTTAAAGGTGCCGCCGGTGACTTACGCGGTCAAGGTGAGCTAAATTTTGCCACTGAACAACTTAATTATAATATGGAGCTGACGCCTAATTTAACCGGCAACTTACCGGTATTAGCCGCCTTTGCTGTTGCCCCCGTCGCAGGCCTGTATGCCTTGGCGCTGTCTAAAGTATTAGGGCCTGTGGTAGATGTGTTTACGCGGGTCCGTTATCAGGTAACCGGCTCCCTTAGCGATCCGATAGTGACGGAGCAGGGGCGAGATAAAAAACGTATCAAGGTGGCAGAATAA
- a CDS encoding 1-aminocyclopropane-1-carboxylate deaminase/D-cysteine desulfhydrase, protein MASLSSWQQLYSPATPSPLQPLVHPLLSQHQIKLWVKRDDLLHATISGNKWRKLKYPLRHAIESQATGLLSFGGAYSNHLHALAAIGQQLALPTLAIVRGEASSQHNPTLTDARRWGMSLEFVDRQQYRLRQDSRWLAELSARYPGYYLIPEGGSCAGALPGVAELWSELAAQFRSSSAWPLPSTIDHLILPVASGGTLAGLISTRPAASQLTGYAVLKGASWLKEEVCALYPAAAQDNGWQLRLDHHGGGYAKSSIEDRAAIALLSEQLALPLEPIYSGKAILGLFRDIAAGYYPAHSQLVFLHTGGLQGTRSALSRKP, encoded by the coding sequence GTGGCTTCTCTCAGCTCTTGGCAGCAGTTGTACTCACCTGCTACCCCTTCACCTTTGCAGCCGTTAGTGCACCCCTTACTCAGCCAACACCAAATCAAACTCTGGGTGAAACGTGATGACCTGTTGCACGCCACTATTTCTGGCAATAAATGGCGAAAGCTAAAATATCCCTTACGCCATGCCATTGAAAGCCAAGCCACAGGGCTGCTTAGCTTTGGGGGGGCTTACTCCAATCATTTACATGCGCTGGCCGCCATTGGTCAACAACTGGCGCTACCAACGCTTGCCATCGTGCGCGGCGAAGCCAGCAGCCAGCATAATCCCACGTTAACGGATGCCCGCCGCTGGGGCATGAGCTTGGAATTTGTCGACCGCCAACAATATCGCCTGCGCCAAGACTCCCGTTGGCTCGCAGAGCTAAGCGCGCGGTATCCGGGTTATTACCTCATACCTGAAGGAGGCAGCTGCGCAGGGGCACTACCGGGCGTGGCCGAACTGTGGTCGGAACTAGCAGCGCAATTCAGATCATCCTCTGCGTGGCCGTTACCTAGCACTATCGACCACTTGATCTTACCGGTCGCCAGTGGCGGCACCCTAGCCGGGTTAATCTCGACGCGCCCCGCAGCCAGCCAGCTTACAGGCTATGCAGTATTAAAAGGGGCGTCTTGGCTTAAAGAAGAAGTCTGTGCGCTATACCCAGCAGCGGCACAAGATAACGGCTGGCAGTTGCGGCTAGATCACCACGGCGGCGGCTACGCCAAAAGCTCGATTGAAGATCGAGCCGCAATAGCACTGTTGAGCGAGCAACTGGCGCTACCACTGGAGCCCATTTACAGCGGCAAAGCCATATTGGGGCTATTTCGTGATATTGCCGCCGGTTACTATCCCGCCCATAGCCAACTGGTGTTTTTACACACCGGTGGACTCCAAGGCACACGCAGTGCCTTAAGCCGTAAGCCGTAG
- the rng gene encoding ribonuclease G, with protein sequence MSAELIINVTPAETRVALVENGILQEVHVERQARRGIVGNIYKGKVSRVLPGMQAAFVDIGGERAAFLHASDIVPHTECVATKEQAHFQVGNIAELVRQGQDIVVQVVKDPLGTKGARLTTDITLPSRYLVFMPGSAYVGVSQRIDSEQERERLKAIVGAYVDEQGGYIIRTAAEGVGAAELAQDAAFLKRLWRKIQERRGTYSSCSMMYEDLGLSCRIVRDFVGAELDRIRVDSRSTCEVLRGFVDEFVPELSGKIEYYQGESPIFDLYDVENEIQRALNRKVELKSGGYLIIDQTEAMTTVDINTGAFVGHRNLEETIFNTNTEATQAIARQLRLRNLGGIIIIDFIDMYDQDHKRRVLLSLELALAKDRAKTNVNGFSQLGLVEMTRKRTRESLEHILCGACPECNGRARVKTVESVCYEILREITRVNKAYDADKFVVYAALAVASALQEDDSHMLAELEVFIGKQVKVNSEPLYNQEQFDVVMM encoded by the coding sequence ATGTCGGCAGAACTCATTATTAATGTGACGCCTGCAGAAACCCGAGTTGCGCTGGTCGAAAACGGGATTTTGCAGGAAGTGCATGTGGAGCGCCAAGCGCGCCGTGGTATCGTCGGCAATATTTACAAAGGCAAAGTCAGCCGAGTGTTACCCGGCATGCAGGCGGCCTTTGTTGATATTGGCGGGGAACGTGCCGCCTTTTTGCATGCCTCCGATATAGTGCCGCACACCGAGTGCGTAGCAACCAAAGAGCAGGCGCATTTTCAGGTCGGCAATATTGCAGAGCTGGTACGTCAAGGCCAAGACATAGTGGTGCAAGTGGTCAAAGATCCGCTCGGTACTAAGGGCGCGCGCCTCACCACCGACATTACCTTGCCCTCGCGCTACTTGGTGTTTATGCCGGGCAGCGCTTATGTGGGCGTATCGCAGCGTATCGACTCAGAGCAAGAGCGCGAACGACTGAAAGCCATCGTCGGTGCCTATGTGGATGAGCAGGGCGGCTACATTATTCGCACCGCCGCAGAAGGCGTGGGCGCGGCGGAGCTGGCCCAAGATGCGGCCTTCTTAAAGCGCCTATGGCGTAAGATCCAAGAGCGCCGCGGTACCTACTCGTCGTGCTCCATGATGTATGAAGACTTAGGCCTGAGCTGTCGCATAGTGCGGGATTTTGTCGGCGCCGAGCTGGACCGTATTCGGGTGGACTCGCGCAGCACCTGTGAAGTGTTGCGCGGTTTTGTGGATGAGTTTGTGCCTGAACTCTCCGGCAAAATTGAGTACTACCAAGGTGAGTCGCCCATTTTCGACTTATATGATGTGGAGAACGAAATTCAGCGCGCGCTAAATCGCAAAGTTGAGTTGAAATCTGGCGGCTATTTGATCATCGATCAAACCGAGGCCATGACCACGGTCGATATTAATACCGGCGCCTTTGTTGGCCATCGTAATCTCGAAGAAACTATCTTCAATACCAATACCGAAGCCACCCAAGCCATTGCTCGCCAGTTACGACTGCGCAACCTTGGTGGCATCATCATCATCGACTTTATCGATATGTACGACCAAGACCATAAGCGCCGTGTGTTACTCAGCCTGGAGCTGGCACTGGCAAAAGACAGAGCTAAAACCAACGTCAATGGCTTCTCCCAGTTGGGCCTGGTGGAAATGACGCGCAAGCGCACCCGAGAAAGCCTAGAGCATATTTTATGTGGGGCTTGCCCAGAGTGTAATGGCCGCGCACGGGTGAAAACCGTAGAAAGTGTCTGCTATGAAATCTTGCGTGAAATTACGCGCGTGAATAAAGCCTATGACGCAGACAAGTTTGTGGTATATGCGGCGTTGGCGGTGGCGTCAGCCTTGCAAGAGGATGACTCCCATATGTTGGCCGAGCTGGAAGTGTTTATCGGTAAGCAAGTAAAGGTCAATAGCGAGCCTTTGTATAACCAAGAGCAATTTGATGTGGTGATGATGTAG
- a CDS encoding rod shape-determining protein produces the protein MFKKLSGMFSNDLSIDLGTANTLIYVKDQGIVLNEPSVVALRQDKSGQKQNVAAVGHAAKQMLGRTPGNIAAIRPMKDGVIADFYVTEKMLQHFIKQVHDNNFFRPSPRVLICVPCGSTQVERRAIKESALGAGAREVYLIDEPMAAAIGAGLPVSEATGSMVVDIGGGTTEVAIISLNGVVYSQSVRVGGDRFDEAIINYVRRNYGSLIGEATAERIKHEVGSAYPGDEVLEIEVRGRNLAEGVPRSFTLNSNEILEALQEPLTGIVSAVMMALEQSPPELASDIAERGMVLTGGGALLRDIDRLLMEETGIPVVVADDPLTCVARGGGKALEMLDMHGGDLFHYD, from the coding sequence ATGTTTAAAAAGCTAAGTGGCATGTTTTCCAACGATCTCTCGATTGATTTGGGCACGGCCAACACTCTCATCTACGTTAAAGACCAAGGTATTGTTCTTAACGAGCCCTCCGTTGTGGCGCTTCGTCAAGATAAATCGGGCCAAAAGCAAAACGTTGCCGCCGTGGGTCATGCAGCTAAGCAAATGTTGGGTCGAACCCCTGGAAATATAGCGGCGATTCGGCCGATGAAAGACGGTGTGATTGCCGACTTTTATGTGACCGAAAAAATGCTCCAGCACTTTATTAAACAAGTGCATGACAATAATTTTTTCCGCCCCAGCCCTCGAGTACTGATTTGTGTGCCCTGCGGTTCTACGCAAGTGGAACGCCGTGCCATCAAAGAGTCCGCCTTGGGCGCGGGCGCGCGTGAAGTGTATTTGATTGATGAGCCCATGGCTGCGGCCATCGGTGCCGGCTTACCGGTGTCTGAAGCGACCGGATCCATGGTGGTTGATATTGGTGGTGGTACCACAGAAGTGGCCATTATCTCGCTGAATGGCGTGGTTTATTCCCAATCAGTACGCGTGGGTGGCGACCGCTTCGATGAAGCCATTATTAACTATGTGCGTCGTAACTACGGATCCTTGATCGGTGAAGCCACGGCTGAGCGCATTAAGCATGAAGTGGGCTCCGCCTATCCCGGTGACGAAGTACTGGAAATTGAAGTGCGCGGTCGTAACTTGGCCGAGGGTGTGCCACGCAGTTTCACACTTAACTCCAATGAAATTTTAGAAGCGCTGCAAGAGCCGCTGACCGGCATCGTCAGTGCCGTTATGATGGCCCTCGAACAGTCGCCGCCTGAGCTAGCGTCCGATATCGCAGAGCGCGGCATGGTATTAACCGGCGGTGGTGCGTTGTTGCGCGATATAGACCGGTTATTAATGGAAGAAACCGGCATTCCGGTAGTTGTGGCTGATGATCCGCTTACCTGCGTGGCGCGCGGCGGCGGTAAGGCGTTAGAGATGCTTGATATGCACGGTGGAGACTTGTTCCATTACGATTAA
- the mreC gene encoding rod shape-determining protein MreC has product MKPIFGRGPSLPIRLALAVVASLLLIIADGRYQSFTSAKLYLNTLVSPLQYLANSPRWMLDSASNQLMTNQTLLAQSKRQENELFLLRDDLLLLSHLEQENKRLRDLLGSPVRRDTRRMVAEILAVDTDPFSHQVVIDKGTLVGVFEGQPVLNEQGVVGQVISVGKNTSRVLLITDTSHGIPVRVARNDLRAIASGSGQLDRLLLHNITRNTDIREGDVLLSSGLAGRFPEGYPVGRVHRVGYEEGQPFADIRVQPFAALDRVRYLLLLWPEPKLSESDEELADADAELSTESSTEPKTDAKSQSSSATAEQVSE; this is encoded by the coding sequence ATGAAACCTATTTTTGGTCGAGGCCCCTCACTCCCTATCCGCTTAGCGCTAGCCGTGGTGGCCTCCTTGTTGCTGATTATTGCCGATGGCCGTTATCAAAGCTTCACCAGCGCCAAACTGTACCTCAATACCTTAGTGAGTCCGCTGCAATACCTCGCCAATAGCCCGCGTTGGATGCTGGACTCCGCCTCCAATCAGTTGATGACCAATCAAACCCTGCTTGCCCAGTCGAAACGGCAGGAAAATGAGCTGTTCTTATTACGTGATGATTTATTACTTTTGAGCCATTTGGAGCAAGAGAATAAACGGCTGCGTGATTTATTGGGCTCACCGGTGCGCAGAGATACGCGGCGTATGGTGGCCGAAATCTTGGCGGTGGATACGGATCCCTTTTCCCATCAAGTGGTGATCGATAAAGGCACCCTAGTGGGCGTATTTGAAGGTCAGCCGGTGCTAAATGAGCAAGGCGTGGTGGGGCAGGTGATTTCGGTGGGTAAAAATACCAGCCGAGTGTTGCTGATCACGGATACCAGTCACGGTATTCCTGTGCGCGTGGCCCGTAACGACCTTAGGGCCATTGCCAGCGGCAGTGGTCAGCTAGACCGCTTATTGCTGCACAACATTACCCGCAATACGGATATCAGAGAAGGCGACGTGCTGCTGAGCTCAGGGCTCGCGGGGCGGTTTCCTGAAGGTTATCCGGTGGGGCGCGTACATCGGGTGGGCTATGAAGAGGGGCAGCCGTTTGCCGATATTCGAGTACAGCCCTTTGCGGCCCTAGATAGGGTACGTTATTTGTTGCTGTTGTGGCCCGAGCCAAAGCTGAGCGAGTCCGATGAGGAGTTGGCCGATGCAGACGCTGAACTCAGCACTGAGTCCAGCACTGAACCCAAGACTGATGCTAAGAGCCAAAGCTCGTCAGCCACGGCTGAGCAGGTATCCGAATGA
- a CDS encoding carbon-nitrogen hydrolase family protein yields MELVALQMTATDHWPTNQATISRLLAQLPSQRPLLVLLPENAVVFGCREAVLNNAETLNEGPIQAQFSQWAQDYGIWLVVGSMPTRIADNARFHASCLVYNEQGLQVSHYHKLHLFDVEVADAQGSYRESDTFAPGDELSLIDSPFGRLGLSICYDLRFPQLYSALRERGAEILLVPAAFTRVTGQAHWLPLLQARAIENQCYVVAAGLYGETGTRQTWGHSVIIDPWGEIKACLPTGEGLVFSPVDSTQLAAIRRQMPVAQHARLSVVWRK; encoded by the coding sequence ATGGAATTAGTGGCCCTACAAATGACGGCGACCGACCATTGGCCGACCAATCAGGCGACCATTAGTCGCTTATTAGCGCAGCTGCCGAGTCAGCGGCCATTATTGGTGTTGCTGCCTGAAAATGCGGTGGTGTTCGGCTGTCGTGAGGCGGTACTTAATAACGCAGAAACCTTAAATGAGGGCCCTATTCAAGCGCAGTTTAGCCAATGGGCGCAAGACTACGGCATTTGGCTAGTGGTGGGCTCAATGCCGACCCGCATCGCAGACAACGCACGCTTTCATGCCAGCTGCTTGGTTTATAACGAGCAAGGCTTGCAGGTGAGCCATTACCATAAACTGCATTTATTTGATGTAGAGGTAGCGGATGCGCAGGGCAGTTATCGAGAATCCGATACTTTTGCCCCTGGTGATGAACTCAGCCTCATTGACAGTCCGTTCGGGCGTTTAGGCTTGTCTATCTGTTATGATTTGCGCTTTCCACAATTGTACAGCGCGCTTCGTGAACGCGGCGCCGAAATTTTATTAGTCCCAGCGGCTTTTACTCGGGTGACGGGCCAAGCCCATTGGCTGCCTTTATTACAGGCCCGGGCCATCGAAAATCAATGTTACGTGGTTGCGGCAGGCCTTTATGGCGAAACTGGAACGCGGCAAACCTGGGGGCATTCGGTGATTATCGACCCCTGGGGCGAGATTAAAGCTTGTTTGCCTACGGGCGAAGGGCTGGTTTTTTCACCTGTAGACTCAACACAATTAGCAGCGATTCGTCGTCAAATGCCGGTGGCACAACATGCCCGCTTAAGCGTGGTTTGGAGAAAGTAA